In one Bacillus thuringiensis genomic region, the following are encoded:
- a CDS encoding PDZ domain-containing protein, with protein sequence MEAWIFEIMRAVGRFFLHPAVYIFVISSIFVGYLRMLRERKDFSFKVYDIWFELRTSLFAGIGYGLVVSIVTIGLGLVVSKASLWAILIWTLLFGLTAMYRYLSAAYTFSIAIVCVLLSSKLPVSFLQLREGEESTIVSLVILLGVMLIVEGLLISKNAVGYSTPKIRKGKRGLKIGLHESKRLWIVPIFILVPGDAVTQFISWWPIVSIGSNTYSLFLVPFLIGFMRKIKSYEPTEALLFTGRRVYGLAGLVLVLGIASYWWHVLAIIAMGVAMLGRFTISMQEKIADETRPAYFAARNDGLVVLDTIPNTIGAELKLLPGEIITKVNGVIPKSAEEFYDALQTKTTGAFCKLEVLDTNGELRLAQTALYAGGHHELGIVFVEQEHEWDSEAM encoded by the coding sequence ATGGAGGCGTGGATTTTTGAAATAATGCGGGCAGTTGGACGTTTTTTCTTACACCCTGCTGTCTATATATTTGTAATAAGTAGTATCTTCGTTGGATACTTACGTATGTTAAGAGAACGAAAAGATTTTTCTTTTAAAGTTTATGATATTTGGTTTGAACTGCGAACCTCTCTATTTGCAGGGATTGGATATGGATTAGTAGTGTCTATTGTTACGATTGGGCTTGGACTTGTTGTTTCTAAAGCAAGCTTATGGGCCATTTTAATTTGGACGTTACTATTTGGATTAACGGCTATGTATCGATATTTATCGGCAGCTTATACATTTAGCATTGCGATTGTATGTGTTCTATTATCTTCTAAGCTACCAGTTTCCTTTTTACAGCTTCGAGAAGGTGAAGAGAGTACCATTGTATCCCTTGTTATTTTACTAGGCGTTATGCTTATTGTAGAAGGCTTATTGATTTCTAAAAACGCAGTAGGATATTCGACGCCGAAGATTAGGAAGGGGAAGCGTGGATTAAAGATTGGTTTACACGAATCAAAGCGTTTATGGATCGTTCCTATTTTTATTCTTGTACCGGGTGATGCGGTAACGCAGTTTATTTCATGGTGGCCTATCGTTTCAATAGGTTCAAATACATATTCTCTATTCCTCGTTCCATTTTTAATTGGATTTATGAGAAAGATTAAAAGTTATGAGCCGACGGAAGCTTTATTATTTACAGGAAGACGTGTTTATGGGTTAGCGGGACTTGTGCTCGTTTTAGGAATCGCAAGTTACTGGTGGCACGTACTTGCAATTATCGCGATGGGAGTCGCTATGCTTGGGCGTTTCACAATTTCGATGCAAGAAAAAATTGCCGATGAAACAAGACCAGCGTATTTTGCTGCACGCAATGATGGGCTCGTTGTACTAGATACAATTCCAAATACAATTGGAGCAGAGCTGAAATTACTTCCTGGAGAAATTATTACGAAAGTAAATGGAGTCATTCCAAAAAGCGCCGAGGAATTTTATGATGCGCTTCAAACGAAGACGACAGGAGCATTTTGTAAATTAGAAGTATTAGATACAAATGGTGAGCTTCGTCTTGCACAAACTGCATTATATGCTGGTGGACATCACGAATTAGGTATTGTATTCGTTGAACAGGAGCATGAGTGGGATTCGGAAGCGATGTAA
- a CDS encoding S41 family peptidase → MPFATPPVCFGKGNSALKRRVAIIGMVVAFLIGAGGMFAGMSVFGVNPSEVTQTISSGNASTAQGNLAKINEAYALIDSRYVEDVKDEKLVEGAIQGMLSTLKDPYSTYMDKETAKQFSESLDPELEGIGAEVNKTDGKLIIVSPIKGSPAEKIGIKPNDQILSVDGNSVKDLSREEAVLKIRGKKGTTVAIEIKRAGVTDPIVFKIKREKIPIFTVFSSVKQESGKDIGYMQITSFAENTAKEFKDQLKELEKKNIKGLVIDVRGNPGGYLNSVEDILGEIMTNKKPMLQVEQRNGEKKKFSTELKERKPYPISVLIDNGSASASEILAGALKEGEGYDLIGEKTFGKGTVQQAVPFKDGSNIKLTMFKWLTPDGNWIHKKGIAPTVEVKQPNYYHATPIQIEKTLSYNSNDVQVKHAQEMLKSLGYVPGREDGYFSKETESALKAFQNANEMEATGQLDKKTAEAIQTKIIEKIRSGENDLQLQSALKLMAK, encoded by the coding sequence ATGCCTTTTGCTACACCACCTGTGTGTTTTGGAAAGGGGAATTCCGCATTGAAACGTAGAGTTGCAATTATTGGAATGGTTGTTGCATTTTTAATTGGTGCTGGCGGAATGTTTGCAGGCATGTCTGTATTTGGGGTTAACCCATCAGAAGTAACGCAAACAATTTCGAGTGGGAATGCTAGCACTGCGCAAGGGAATTTGGCAAAAATTAATGAGGCGTATGCACTAATTGATTCACGTTATGTGGAAGACGTGAAAGATGAAAAGTTAGTTGAAGGTGCAATACAAGGTATGTTGTCTACGCTGAAGGACCCTTATTCCACGTATATGGATAAAGAAACAGCCAAACAGTTTAGTGAATCGCTTGATCCCGAATTAGAGGGGATTGGGGCTGAGGTGAACAAGACGGACGGTAAGCTTATTATCGTATCGCCAATTAAAGGTTCACCAGCAGAAAAGATAGGAATTAAACCGAATGACCAAATTTTATCTGTAGATGGAAACAGTGTGAAAGACTTATCACGTGAAGAAGCAGTATTAAAAATTCGTGGTAAAAAGGGAACGACTGTCGCAATTGAAATTAAACGTGCGGGAGTAACTGATCCGATCGTATTTAAAATTAAGCGTGAAAAGATTCCAATCTTTACAGTATTTAGTTCTGTGAAGCAAGAGAGTGGAAAAGATATCGGTTATATGCAAATCACTTCTTTTGCTGAAAATACAGCGAAAGAATTTAAGGATCAGTTAAAAGAGTTAGAGAAGAAAAATATAAAAGGCTTAGTTATTGACGTGCGTGGTAATCCTGGTGGTTATTTAAATAGTGTAGAAGATATACTAGGAGAAATTATGACGAATAAAAAGCCGATGCTACAAGTAGAGCAGCGAAATGGTGAGAAGAAGAAATTCTCTACAGAACTGAAAGAGAGAAAACCATATCCAATTTCAGTATTAATTGATAATGGAAGTGCTTCTGCTTCAGAGATTTTAGCGGGTGCGCTAAAAGAAGGAGAAGGATACGATTTAATTGGTGAAAAGACATTTGGTAAAGGTACTGTCCAGCAAGCTGTTCCATTTAAAGACGGCAGCAACATTAAATTAACGATGTTTAAATGGTTAACACCGGATGGGAACTGGATTCATAAAAAAGGAATCGCGCCAACAGTAGAAGTGAAGCAACCAAATTATTATCATGCGACACCAATTCAAATTGAAAAAACACTTTCATACAATTCAAATGATGTACAAGTAAAACATGCTCAAGAAATGCTTAAGAGCTTAGGGTATGTACCAGGTCGTGAAGATGGATACTTTAGTAAAGAGACAGAATCGGCTCTGAAAGCATTCCAAAATGCAAATGAGATGGAAGCGACAGGACAGCTTGATAAAAAGACAGCTGAAGCGATTCAAACTAAAATTATCGAAAAAATCCGTTCTGGAGAAAATGATCTACAATTACAGTCAGCATTAAAATTAATGGCAAAATAA
- the ftsX gene encoding permease-like cell division protein FtsX, which yields MKAKTLSRHLREGVKNLSRNGWMTFASVSAVTVTLLLVGVFLTAIMNMNHFATKVEQDVEIRVHIDPAAKEADQKKLEEDMSKIAKVDSIKYSSKEEELKRLIKSLGDSGKTFELFEQDNPLKNVFVVKAKEPTDTATIAKKVEKMQFVSNVQYGKGQVERLFDTVKTGRNIGIALIAGLLFTAMFLISNTIKITIYARSTEIEIMKLVGATNWFIRWPFLLEGLFLGVLGSIIPIGLILITYNSLQGVFNEKLGGTIFELLPYSPFVFQLAGLLVLIGALIGMWGSVMSIRRFLKV from the coding sequence ATGAAGGCTAAGACCCTTAGTCGACATTTGCGAGAAGGTGTAAAGAATCTATCACGTAACGGATGGATGACATTTGCTTCTGTTAGTGCAGTAACAGTTACATTATTACTTGTAGGTGTCTTTTTAACAGCGATTATGAATATGAACCATTTTGCGACTAAAGTAGAGCAAGATGTAGAGATTCGTGTACACATTGATCCAGCTGCAAAAGAAGCGGATCAAAAGAAATTAGAAGAAGATATGAGTAAGATTGCAAAAGTAGATTCTATTAAATATTCTTCTAAAGAAGAAGAGTTAAAACGTTTAATTAAAAGCTTAGGTGATAGTGGAAAAACGTTTGAGTTATTTGAACAAGATAACCCACTTAAAAACGTATTCGTTGTAAAAGCAAAAGAACCAACCGATACAGCGACAATCGCGAAGAAGGTTGAAAAAATGCAGTTTGTTAGTAATGTTCAGTACGGAAAAGGGCAAGTTGAACGATTATTTGATACTGTAAAAACTGGTCGTAACATTGGGATTGCGTTAATTGCTGGTCTTTTATTCACAGCGATGTTCTTAATCTCTAATACAATTAAAATTACAATTTATGCTCGTAGTACAGAAATTGAAATTATGAAACTTGTTGGTGCAACAAACTGGTTTATTCGTTGGCCATTCTTGCTAGAGGGGTTATTCTTAGGAGTATTAGGATCAATTATTCCAATTGGCCTAATTCTAATTACGTATAATTCGTTGCAAGGTGTGTTTAATGAAAAACTTGGCGGAACAATTTTCGAGCTTCTACCATACAGTCCGTTCGTATTCCAATTAGCTGGTTTACTAGTGTTAATCGGTGCTTTAATCGGTATGTGGGGAAGTGTAATGTCAATTCGTCGCTTCTTAAAAGTATAA